A window from Kovacikia minuta CCNUW1 encodes these proteins:
- a CDS encoding isoprenyl transferase produces MLPTLPPDLDRDRLPSHVAVIMDGNGRWAQQRGLPRVAGHRQGAKTLKELLHCCKDWGIGSLTAYAFSTENWCRPTEEVNFLMLLFERLLRQEVAEMQREGVRISFIGDLSALPDTLQREVRRAIVATANNQTVQFNLAVNYGSRAELTQVCRQIVEKVRQGNLNSSEVTESLIAQYLNPSNLPDPDLLIRTSGEIRLSNFLLWQLAYTELYFTDTLWPDFDRAAFHQALLAYQGRD; encoded by the coding sequence ATGCTCCCAACCTTACCACCTGACCTTGACCGAGATCGCCTCCCCAGTCATGTTGCTGTAATTATGGATGGCAATGGACGTTGGGCACAGCAACGGGGGCTGCCCCGAGTTGCCGGACATCGGCAGGGGGCGAAGACGTTGAAAGAACTTCTCCATTGCTGCAAAGACTGGGGAATTGGGTCACTGACTGCCTATGCCTTTTCCACCGAGAACTGGTGCCGACCGACGGAAGAAGTCAATTTTTTGATGCTTCTGTTTGAACGGTTGCTGCGTCAGGAAGTCGCAGAGATGCAGCGGGAAGGCGTGCGGATCTCGTTTATTGGGGATTTATCGGCATTACCCGATACTTTGCAACGGGAGGTGCGGCGGGCGATCGTCGCTACTGCCAATAATCAAACAGTCCAGTTCAATCTCGCCGTCAACTACGGCAGTCGGGCTGAACTTACACAGGTTTGTCGCCAAATTGTAGAGAAGGTGCGCCAGGGAAATTTGAATTCCTCAGAGGTAACTGAAAGCCTGATTGCTCAGTACCTGAATCCGTCAAATCTCCCTGACCCCGATCTTCTGATTCGCACCAGTGGCGAGATCCGCCTGAGCAATTTCCTGCTGTGGCAACTCGCTTATACCGAACTCTACTTCACCGATACCCTCTGGCCGGATTTTGACCGGGCTGCTTTTCATCAGGCGTTACTGGCGTACCAGGGGCGCGATTGA
- a CDS encoding GIY-YIG nuclease family protein: MESENNIPIADQNVPVAHQGLHSFLYSSEDEHGTTTPATVVVNDGTEVVPVENWRSLTNRVKVAGVYAVLDGNHQTQYIGYSRDVQQSLAGHIAQQGTETCALIRVQTFKFPTRQAMEALRDEWLAALEQVPPGNRSGQGAWAKTVGEAARATMTDAERNAYEDKKLKLRKAMADTTLIDELKQSATQDDPETERRRKLEAAVENDDWSAVVES; this comes from the coding sequence GTGGAATCCGAAAACAACATCCCGATCGCAGATCAAAACGTTCCGGTGGCGCATCAAGGGCTGCACAGCTTTCTGTACAGTTCCGAGGACGAGCATGGCACCACGACTCCAGCAACGGTAGTGGTCAATGATGGAACTGAGGTGGTGCCCGTCGAAAATTGGCGATCGCTCACCAATAGGGTTAAGGTTGCCGGGGTCTATGCGGTTTTAGACGGCAACCACCAGACCCAGTATATTGGCTACTCACGGGATGTGCAGCAGTCTTTGGCGGGGCACATCGCCCAGCAGGGGACCGAAACCTGTGCCTTGATCCGGGTGCAGACGTTTAAGTTTCCCACCCGACAGGCGATGGAAGCACTGCGGGATGAGTGGCTTGCCGCATTGGAGCAGGTGCCGCCTGGGAATCGATCGGGACAGGGAGCTTGGGCTAAAACAGTGGGCGAAGCAGCACGGGCAACCATGACGGATGCAGAGCGCAATGCCTACGAAGATAAGAAGCTCAAGTTACGCAAGGCAATGGCGGATACCACCCTGATTGATGAATTGAAGCAAAGCGCCACCCAGGATGACCCGGAAACTGAGCGACGGCGAAAATTAGAAGCAGCGGTTGAGAATGATGATTGGAGTGCTGTGGTGGAGTCTTAA
- a CDS encoding tetratricopeptide repeat protein: protein MKRKNQEAAATLRRSGIALSVFLMSVGVVGVKPDQAAAALLLAQAPTGQKVKESPQPQATSTPTPTPVEVSQTLNQMVTLFNILLALLVLLAGGAIVALWLMRRAVIQELATRAKEQLEGLDDLEDQIIKAREETKIILQEIEDTADAVAQEADMLQQQIETKREDLAGTVAEFAVSKSEILTELESQHTTVKQRLEQLESEFVGQLAELQTSVQERQEYTFQNLNRSELDYLAQLAQLQSSAQQQKDSILQTMETLKAEFAPQLHGLHSDVQKQQAQMLERLRESERIFNAQLRDMQSVAQQQKESVLKGLETLKADFTPQLSGLQSDLKKQQVQLLEKLRESERMFNTQLWELQSTAQQQKDAILSSLEALKSDFAPQLNGLQTDAQRQQEQVLERLRGSERSFNAQLMELQTSAQQQRDSILQALESVKAEFDPQTSEMRSAVQQQREQLIQNLTRSERKLMDQLSKLESTIEQRRDSILENLEQLKSNFVPQLSELEAEARTQIQQQQAQVLSNLEKIVAEFADQMAQLRSQTSDQSNSSLHMVKQVEAAFVKRLIELHSTAQQQKNLILQQLAKASPVSETAVIQVHQMVQGLTEQVETLKFLHPELFLNPAELINGGNALFSAGRYEEALSQYDKLIELQPDNGEVWYQRGLAQQKLQQHEAALTSLGKAIQLQPDNATYWFSQGLTLARLKRYKDAIAAYDKALASKRDYAEAWVNRGVALGSLQRQKEAFDSFERAVQFQPGNAVAWLNRGMALQALDRHQEAITSFDEVIRLQPDSYKAQDKRGYSLMQLGRDKDAIACFDRALKLKPDYASAYYNKAACYAFQGKLDPTLKNLEEAIKLNPKYREEAKTEPAFEEMWEDEWFRQLTGA, encoded by the coding sequence ATGAAGCGCAAGAATCAAGAAGCCGCTGCAACTCTACGGCGGAGTGGTATTGCCCTTTCGGTTTTTCTTATGTCAGTTGGGGTTGTGGGTGTCAAGCCAGATCAGGCAGCAGCAGCGTTGTTGTTGGCGCAAGCACCTACGGGTCAGAAAGTGAAGGAATCGCCCCAACCGCAGGCAACTTCTACTCCAACCCCTACTCCGGTGGAAGTCAGCCAAACCTTGAACCAGATGGTGACACTGTTCAATATTCTGTTAGCACTGCTGGTGTTGCTGGCGGGCGGGGCGATCGTGGCATTGTGGTTGATGCGTCGAGCGGTAATTCAAGAACTGGCAACGCGAGCAAAGGAACAGTTGGAAGGGTTGGATGACCTGGAAGACCAAATTATTAAAGCCAGGGAAGAAACCAAAATTATTCTACAGGAGATTGAAGATACTGCTGATGCCGTTGCCCAGGAAGCAGATATGCTTCAACAGCAAATTGAGACGAAACGGGAAGACCTGGCTGGAACGGTAGCTGAATTTGCGGTATCAAAATCAGAAATTTTAACGGAGTTGGAATCTCAACACACAACCGTCAAGCAGAGATTGGAGCAACTAGAGTCAGAATTTGTTGGGCAGCTTGCGGAATTGCAAACATCGGTTCAGGAACGGCAGGAGTACACGTTCCAGAATTTGAATCGATCGGAGTTAGACTATTTGGCGCAACTGGCACAACTTCAGTCAAGCGCACAACAACAAAAGGACTCCATTCTGCAAACTATGGAGACGCTCAAAGCAGAGTTTGCACCGCAGTTGCATGGGCTTCATTCGGATGTGCAAAAGCAACAGGCGCAGATGCTGGAAAGATTGCGGGAGTCAGAACGCATATTTAATGCCCAACTCCGGGATATGCAGAGTGTTGCCCAACAACAAAAGGAGTCTGTTTTAAAAGGGCTGGAAACCCTGAAGGCTGACTTTACTCCGCAACTGAGTGGGCTGCAATCCGACCTTAAAAAACAACAGGTGCAATTGCTAGAAAAGCTGCGGGAATCGGAACGGATGTTTAATACCCAACTCTGGGAGCTCCAATCTACTGCCCAACAGCAAAAAGATGCCATTCTCAGCAGTTTAGAAGCGTTGAAATCGGATTTTGCGCCTCAATTGAATGGACTGCAAACCGATGCCCAAAGACAGCAGGAGCAGGTGCTTGAACGGCTGAGAGGTTCAGAACGATCGTTTAACGCCCAATTGATGGAGTTGCAAACTTCTGCCCAACAGCAAAGGGACTCTATTTTGCAAGCGCTGGAATCTGTCAAGGCGGAGTTTGATCCGCAGACTTCAGAGATGCGATCGGCGGTGCAACAGCAACGGGAGCAACTGATTCAGAATCTTACCCGGTCTGAGCGTAAGTTAATGGATCAACTCTCGAAATTGGAATCCACGATCGAGCAGCGGCGAGATTCGATTTTGGAAAACCTGGAGCAGTTGAAATCTAACTTTGTGCCCCAACTCTCGGAGCTTGAGGCAGAAGCTCGAACTCAAATTCAGCAGCAACAGGCTCAGGTCTTGAGCAATCTGGAAAAAATTGTGGCGGAGTTTGCGGATCAAATGGCTCAGTTGCGATCGCAAACCAGTGATCAATCCAATTCATCGCTGCACATGGTGAAGCAGGTAGAAGCCGCTTTTGTTAAACGGTTGATCGAACTTCACTCCACTGCCCAACAACAAAAGAATCTGATCTTGCAACAGCTTGCCAAGGCATCTCCGGTTTCAGAGACAGCGGTGATTCAAGTTCACCAGATGGTCCAGGGGCTAACAGAACAGGTTGAGACGCTGAAGTTTTTGCATCCAGAATTGTTCCTCAATCCTGCTGAGTTGATCAACGGCGGAAATGCATTGTTCTCCGCTGGTCGCTACGAGGAGGCACTGTCCCAATACGATAAGCTGATCGAACTGCAACCGGATAATGGGGAAGTCTGGTATCAACGTGGGTTGGCACAACAAAAATTGCAACAACACGAAGCAGCCCTGACCTCCCTGGGGAAAGCCATTCAACTGCAACCGGACAATGCGACCTATTGGTTCAGTCAGGGGCTAACGCTGGCACGGCTGAAACGGTACAAGGACGCGATCGCTGCCTACGACAAAGCACTGGCCAGCAAACGGGATTACGCCGAAGCCTGGGTCAACCGAGGGGTGGCATTGGGGTCGTTGCAACGGCAAAAAGAAGCGTTTGATTCCTTTGAACGGGCGGTGCAATTTCAACCGGGGAATGCTGTCGCCTGGTTAAATCGTGGCATGGCACTCCAGGCACTCGATCGCCACCAGGAAGCCATTACATCCTTTGATGAAGTGATCCGACTGCAACCTGACTCCTACAAAGCCCAGGATAAGCGTGGTTACTCCCTGATGCAGCTAGGACGGGATAAGGACGCGATCGCCTGCTTCGATCGTGCCCTGAAACTGAAACCCGATTACGCCAGCGCTTACTACAACAAAGCTGCCTGCTATGCTTTCCAGGGCAAACTTGACCCGACGTTAAAGAATTTGGAGGAAGCAATTAAGCTCAATCCCAAATATCGGGAAGAAGCAAAGACCGAACCCGCCTTTGAGGAAATGTGGGAAGATGAATGGTTCCGTCAGTTGACGGGAGCGTAG
- a CDS encoding GIY-YIG nuclease family protein — MKTGSEQKNLFSAAELQGCYCPDRRTDSRMSRDALQDWKQRIFQFQQQVSVSPSIQQGTLFDVLPTPDEIGDRIDPFTLPQQNTEFWRWKANDEGVSALYFVVDYELPILLYVGETVKSNQRWKGEHDCKRYILNYVAAHRPHSLPVTVNIGFWSQAPTNTRDRQQLESALILKWRSPFNKENWEFWGTPFTGGK, encoded by the coding sequence TTGAAAACTGGTAGCGAACAAAAAAATCTCTTCTCGGCGGCAGAACTCCAAGGCTGCTATTGTCCTGACAGGCGAACCGACTCCAGGATGAGTCGGGATGCCTTACAGGATTGGAAACAGCGGATTTTTCAGTTTCAGCAGCAGGTTAGCGTTAGCCCATCCATTCAACAAGGTACGTTGTTTGATGTGCTGCCAACCCCTGATGAGATTGGCGATCGGATCGATCCTTTTACCCTACCTCAACAAAATACGGAATTTTGGCGCTGGAAGGCCAATGATGAGGGGGTTTCAGCGCTGTACTTTGTGGTGGATTATGAACTGCCGATTTTGCTGTACGTGGGCGAAACAGTGAAATCGAATCAGCGCTGGAAAGGAGAACATGACTGTAAGCGCTATATTTTGAACTATGTAGCTGCCCACCGTCCCCATAGTCTACCTGTTACGGTAAACATTGGTTTCTGGTCTCAGGCACCTACCAACACCCGCGATCGCCAGCAGTTAGAGTCGGCGTTGATCTTGAAGTGGCGATCGCCCTTTAATAAGGAAAACTGGGAATTTTGGGGAACACCGTTTACCGGGGGGAAGTGA